A genomic stretch from Helianthus annuus cultivar XRQ/B chromosome 1, HanXRQr2.0-SUNRISE, whole genome shotgun sequence includes:
- the LOC110939765 gene encoding uncharacterized protein LOC110939765 — protein sequence MDSESSKRSTRSQKHKETKHDDDFEELYNPKPLQIVQPGEPIPTFDNETLHPIPLKVVRPTKKEYYMSPKFWNEVAIWWPSYTNHPTSGGEPSDPIKEEIDEKPEISVVQPKKEEDDEKQKIPILQPKHEEDEEKPIISVKNFGRK from the exons ATGGATTCAGAGA GTTCTAAGAGATCTACAAGAAGCCAGAAGCATAAAGAAACAAAACATGATGACGATTTCGAAG AGCTGTACAATCCCAAACCACTACAAATTGTACAACCAGGAGAACCAATCCCTACTTTTGATAATGAAACTTTGCATCCCATTCCACTAAAAGTTGTAAGACCAACAAAAAAGGAATATTATATGAGTCCGAAATTTTGGAATGAAGTAGCAATCTGGTGGCCAAGCTATACCAATCATCCTACTTCTGGTGGTGAACCTTCAGATCCCATAAAAGAAGAGATTGATGAGAAACCTGAAATCTCAGTTGTACAACCcaaaaaagaagaagatgatgaaaaacaAAAGATCCCCATCCTACAACCTAAACATGAAGAAGATGAGGAAAAACCTATAATCTCAGTCAAGAATTTTGGAAGGAAGTAG